A stretch of the Nematostella vectensis chromosome 1, jaNemVect1.1, whole genome shotgun sequence genome encodes the following:
- the LOC125572730 gene encoding transcription initiation factor IIB-like: MEERTVERTVEDRSPPPYNIPGGPVPEINVPTLMPEFALFDRALTEYETSRASLGDGDSSNTLCNHDDLVTEDGVTSCLECGEQMQRVIAHEREWGFYGHSDGKRSSDPSRVQVRRSEDRNIDKDVEDMGFSGVIVAKANEIYTQVTKGQIFRGDPRKAIVFACIYYAYKMSGKCQTPKTLMETFGLSRKSCLKGLKIFSINAPKDYLLHGTSPTVVDHIRDVMDRFSASPAQKGEVVQLYYRSKNRSSELNRARPQSFAVALTYYWVRLKGVDITLKKLSERTGVSELTISRKAREVATVLGTPGVV, encoded by the coding sequence ATGGAGGAACGAACAGTTGAACGCACGGTTGAAGAtcggtcaccaccaccatataaTATCCCCGGCGGACCGGTGCCTGAGATTAACGTCCCCACCCTCATGCCGGAATTTGCACTGTTTGACCGAGCCCTCACCGAATACGAGACTAGTAGAGCCTCCTTGGGAGACGGGGATAGTAGTAACACCCTTTGCAATCATGACGACCTAGTCACAGAAGACGGGGTCACTAGTTGCTTAGAGTGCGGGGAACAGATGCAGCGCGTGATCGCGCACGAAAGGGAATGGGGTTTTTACGGACATTCCGACGGCAAACGGTCTTCGGATCCAAGTCGGGTCCAGGTACGTAGGTCTGAGGATAGAAATATTGACAAGGATGTGGAGGACATGGGTTTTAGCGGGGTAATTGTAGCCAAAGCTAACGAGATATACACTCAGGTGACGAAAGGCCAGATTTTTCGCGGCGACCCACGGAAGGCGATCGTCTTTGCGTGTATCTACTACGCCTACAAGATGTCCGGTAAGTGTCAGACACCGAAAACCTTGATGGAGACTTTTGGATTGAGCAGGAAGAGTTGCCTTAAGGGTCTAAAAATCTTTAGTATTAACGCGCCTAAAGATTACTTACTACACGGAACGTCTCCCACCGTCGTGGACCACATTCGcgatgtgatggatagattcTCGGCGTCCCCCGCACAGAAGGGAGAGGTGGTCCAACTCTACTACAGATCTAAGAATCGCTCGTCTGAGTTGAATCGCGCTCGCCCACAATCCTTTGCGGTCGCTTTAACCTATTACTGGGTACGGCTAAAGGGGGTCGATATTACACTTAAAAAATTATCCGAGAGAACGGGCGTCTCCGAGTTAACCATCAGTAGGAAAGCGAGAGAAGTGGCCACAGTCCTGGGTACGCCTGGTGTGGTATGA